Proteins encoded in a region of the Myxococcales bacterium genome:
- a CDS encoding polyphenol oxidase family protein gives MRPSVIVERSEVLDRAGFVHGFSGAGADAALARSSDELVRNIRMIGGVVGFDAGRLFSVRQVHGTATHVADLAAGDPVAFLALEGDAVVALPGAPQADARAAVGVRVADCVPILVGCERSGAVAAIHAGWRGIEAGVIGVAVEALRRLAPGGGHLAAIGPHIGACCFEVTEGIADAIARAASEPGVITTRYGEGKAKVDLRLAARAQLRAAGLAAEAIDDVGGCAQCARAEGVPRYHSFRRDGAASGRMLAAISPRVR, from the coding sequence ATGCGGCCTTCCGTCATCGTCGAACGGAGCGAGGTCCTGGACCGCGCGGGGTTCGTCCACGGGTTCTCGGGGGCCGGCGCGGACGCGGCGCTCGCGCGTTCGTCGGATGAATTGGTCAGAAATATCAGGATGATAGGTGGAGTGGTTGGATTCGACGCCGGCCGGCTCTTCTCGGTGCGGCAGGTGCACGGGACGGCGACCCACGTCGCCGACCTCGCGGCCGGCGATCCGGTGGCCTTCCTGGCGCTCGAAGGCGACGCCGTCGTCGCGCTCCCCGGGGCCCCCCAGGCCGACGCGCGCGCGGCCGTGGGCGTACGCGTCGCCGACTGCGTGCCGATCCTGGTCGGGTGCGAGCGCTCCGGCGCGGTCGCCGCGATCCACGCCGGGTGGCGCGGCATCGAGGCGGGCGTGATCGGCGTGGCGGTCGAGGCCCTCCGCCGCCTGGCGCCCGGTGGCGGCCACCTCGCGGCGATCGGGCCGCACATCGGCGCATGCTGCTTCGAGGTGACCGAGGGCATCGCGGACGCGATCGCGCGAGCGGCCTCCGAGCCCGGCGTGATCACGACCCGCTACGGCGAGGGGAAGGCCAAGGTCGATCTGCGCCTCGCCGCGCGCGCGCAGCTCCGCGCCGCGGGGCTCGCCGCGGAGGCGATCGACGACGTGGGTGGCTGCGCTCAGTGCGCGCGCGCCGAAGGCGTGCCCCGGTACCACTCGTTTCGGCGTGACGGCGCGGCGAGCGGGCGCATGCTGGCGGCGATTTCCCCACGCGTTCGGTAG
- a CDS encoding protein kinase codes for MSAQDPFIGRDILDGQFQILQKIGKGGMGAVYKAVQPAMNRMVAVKILHPKFTTRRDLASRFRREARAMSHLTHPNTAKVFLYGELDDGSLYIVMELLEGKNMNQTVRSEGPMPLDRAVAILRQVCAALAEAHAAGIIHRDLKPENVFLCQQAGMKDYAKVLDFGLAKVTEREMRPGSIALTQEGMVFGTPEFMSPEQAQGKKLTAVSDIYSLAVILYEALTGKLPFDAKSGMEFIQHHVMTKPLTLAQRAPNRTFPPLLQAVFDKALEKDPAKRFPTALEFSNALDAVLAGGTELPASVAPPVAAQAPRSAAPNSAPQSQQPAASQGAPQSQKPPSHQPHSARPPPSAGPHSAPAPSSSLPRESLDSPVSLPTSAPPVKMLAVVAVTFLLVGALMAVVAMRLLAK; via the coding sequence ATGTCTGCTCAGGACCCTTTCATCGGGAGGGACATCCTCGACGGCCAGTTCCAGATCCTCCAGAAGATCGGGAAGGGCGGCATGGGCGCCGTCTACAAGGCGGTGCAGCCGGCGATGAACCGCATGGTGGCGGTGAAGATCCTCCACCCCAAGTTCACGACCCGCCGCGACCTCGCGTCTCGGTTTCGACGGGAGGCTCGCGCGATGAGCCACCTCACGCACCCGAACACGGCGAAGGTCTTCCTCTACGGCGAGCTCGACGACGGGTCGCTCTACATCGTGATGGAGCTGCTCGAGGGGAAGAACATGAACCAGACCGTGCGGTCGGAGGGCCCGATGCCCCTCGACCGCGCGGTCGCCATCCTGCGCCAGGTGTGCGCGGCGCTCGCGGAGGCGCACGCGGCCGGCATCATTCACCGCGACCTCAAGCCCGAGAACGTCTTCCTCTGCCAGCAGGCGGGCATGAAGGACTACGCGAAGGTCCTCGACTTCGGCCTCGCCAAGGTCACCGAGCGCGAAATGCGGCCCGGGTCGATCGCGCTCACCCAAGAGGGCATGGTCTTCGGCACGCCCGAGTTCATGAGCCCCGAGCAGGCGCAGGGCAAGAAGCTCACCGCCGTGAGCGACATCTACTCGCTCGCGGTCATCCTGTACGAGGCGCTCACGGGGAAGCTCCCGTTCGATGCCAAGAGCGGCATGGAGTTCATCCAGCACCACGTCATGACCAAGCCGCTCACGCTCGCGCAGCGGGCGCCGAACCGCACGTTCCCGCCGCTGCTCCAGGCGGTGTTCGACAAGGCGCTCGAGAAGGACCCGGCGAAGCGGTTCCCGACCGCGCTCGAGTTCTCGAACGCCCTCGACGCCGTGCTCGCAGGCGGCACGGAGCTGCCGGCCTCGGTCGCGCCCCCGGTCGCCGCGCAGGCGCCTAGATCGGCGGCGCCCAACTCGGCACCGCAATCGCAGCAGCCGGCGGCGTCGCAGGGCGCGCCACAGTCGCAGAAGCCGCCGTCGCACCAGCCCCACTCCGCACGACCCCCGCCGTCTGCGGGACCGCACTCGGCGCCAGCCCCGAGCAGCTCGCTGCCGCGCGAGTCACTCGACTCACCGGTGTCGCTTCCCACCTCCGCGCCGCCAGTCAAGATGCTCGCGGTGGTCGCCGTCACGTTCCTGCTCGTCGGCGCGCTCATGGCGGTCGTCGCGATGCGGCTGCTCGCGAAGTGA
- a CDS encoding S8 family serine peptidase has protein sequence MPRLRRRPRLGAGLLLLALTLGGAGAAHADTPNGPALLRVLGDRAEATLAPGSGVVSGLVELPPGSTAASLGLREATPGLAWLTGRRAILAFAAAHPRVRVEVAPTLHLLNDRVGLVTRSRAANLAGADGTGTLIGVADTGADLTHPDFLAADGTTRVEWMLDLSRKPRGVHAALEAEFGVRDEGGALVAGAVYSKADIDDILARRAAADLPTDDIGHGSHVTGIAAGGGGAGKLAGVAPKAGIVSARITRPGTDSIDNDDLVRAVGFMFAVGTRMKRPVAVNLSLGSDFGPHDGSMLWERAVASFVGPSQPGRVIVAAAGNSGSVAELPIHQSVHVPARGVVRVPVRSPAASGGSVQVWASFRGRGSVSVGLDLPTGTWLAPVAEGTDQGRREGSFRAGIVNGSAPADSPVPVGHRGAVVVWTGAWPAGVYSIVLANGADTPTNVELYLQSLGGHAGGDDVPRFENGVREGTINLPAAHPSIIGVGCTVNRTRWTSGTGSNVGLTVPRTDPLGLLPTGEEPRALVDGEVCWFSSAGPNSNGVPKPEIAAPGGVVASTASHQAPVGSLRSIFTTSSCPPRGGSPDPSCLLVDSDHGVSSGTSMASPIVTGVAALLLQRDPTLTQDKVAALLQAGAHPFRGPAPFQDQNGPGEVDALGSLDALERSRDPRAFMPSARASWMALSSDYVPADGSRDITAILELRTADGVSRADLFDLQRLAGVVTIEGTPQSVGPVTRRAPGLYSFVFQLGSSGLGLKHATFGATFDGAPIVPYRALPIATDTWNAGYPSRLSGGCATTRGAPAGGTLVALGMVLVGLAVARRRR, from the coding sequence ATGCCTCGACTCCGGCGGCGCCCTCGGCTCGGCGCCGGTCTCCTCCTGCTCGCCCTCACGCTCGGCGGCGCCGGCGCGGCGCACGCAGACACCCCCAACGGGCCCGCGCTGCTGCGCGTGCTCGGGGACCGCGCAGAGGCGACGCTCGCGCCGGGCTCGGGTGTGGTCTCTGGCCTCGTCGAGCTGCCACCCGGCAGCACCGCGGCGAGCCTCGGGCTGCGCGAGGCGACCCCCGGCCTCGCGTGGCTCACGGGGCGCCGCGCGATCCTGGCGTTCGCCGCGGCCCACCCGCGTGTCCGCGTCGAGGTGGCTCCGACGCTGCACCTCCTGAACGACCGAGTCGGCCTCGTCACCCGCTCGCGGGCCGCGAACCTCGCCGGGGCGGACGGCACCGGCACCCTCATCGGCGTCGCCGACACCGGCGCCGACCTCACGCACCCCGACTTCCTCGCGGCCGACGGGACCACACGCGTCGAGTGGATGCTCGATCTTTCGCGGAAGCCGCGGGGGGTGCACGCCGCGCTCGAGGCGGAGTTCGGTGTACGCGACGAAGGCGGCGCTCTCGTCGCCGGCGCGGTGTACTCGAAGGCCGACATCGACGACATCCTCGCGAGGCGCGCGGCGGCGGATCTACCGACCGACGACATCGGGCACGGCTCGCACGTGACCGGCATCGCCGCGGGTGGCGGCGGCGCGGGCAAGCTCGCAGGAGTCGCGCCGAAGGCCGGTATCGTCTCGGCGCGCATCACCCGGCCCGGCACCGACTCGATCGACAACGACGACCTCGTGCGCGCGGTGGGCTTCATGTTCGCCGTCGGTACGCGGATGAAGAGACCCGTCGCCGTGAACCTGTCGCTCGGTAGCGACTTCGGCCCGCACGACGGTTCGATGCTATGGGAGCGCGCCGTCGCGTCCTTCGTTGGCCCGAGCCAGCCTGGGCGCGTGATCGTCGCGGCGGCGGGCAACAGCGGCTCGGTCGCGGAGCTGCCCATCCACCAGAGCGTGCACGTTCCGGCGCGCGGGGTGGTCCGGGTCCCTGTGCGTTCGCCGGCGGCGAGCGGCGGCTCCGTGCAAGTGTGGGCGTCGTTCCGCGGACGCGGCAGCGTCTCCGTCGGCCTCGATCTCCCCACCGGCACGTGGCTCGCGCCGGTGGCCGAAGGCACCGATCAGGGCCGGCGCGAGGGGTCCTTCCGCGCGGGCATCGTGAACGGCTCGGCGCCCGCCGACTCGCCCGTGCCCGTGGGCCACCGGGGCGCGGTGGTCGTATGGACCGGCGCGTGGCCCGCAGGCGTGTACTCCATCGTCCTCGCGAACGGGGCGGACACGCCCACGAACGTCGAGCTCTACCTCCAGTCCTTGGGCGGCCACGCCGGTGGCGACGACGTGCCGCGCTTCGAGAACGGCGTCCGCGAGGGCACGATCAACCTGCCCGCCGCGCACCCTTCCATCATAGGTGTAGGATGCACGGTCAACCGCACGCGCTGGACGAGCGGGACGGGATCGAACGTGGGCCTCACCGTCCCTCGCACCGACCCGCTGGGCCTGCTCCCCACGGGGGAAGAGCCCCGCGCGCTGGTCGACGGCGAGGTGTGCTGGTTCTCGAGCGCCGGTCCGAACTCGAACGGAGTGCCCAAGCCGGAGATCGCGGCGCCGGGCGGCGTGGTGGCGTCGACCGCCTCACACCAGGCGCCGGTGGGCTCGCTGCGCAGCATCTTCACGACGTCTTCGTGCCCGCCGCGGGGGGGGAGCCCCGATCCGAGCTGTCTGCTGGTGGATTCGGATCACGGAGTGAGCTCCGGCACGTCGATGGCGTCCCCTATCGTCACTGGCGTCGCCGCGCTGCTCCTCCAGCGGGATCCCACGCTGACGCAGGACAAGGTCGCGGCCCTGCTGCAAGCCGGCGCGCACCCGTTCCGTGGCCCCGCGCCATTTCAAGACCAGAACGGCCCCGGCGAGGTCGACGCCCTCGGCTCACTCGACGCCCTGGAGCGCAGCCGCGATCCGCGCGCGTTCATGCCCAGCGCGCGCGCGAGCTGGATGGCGCTGAGCTCCGACTACGTCCCCGCGGACGGCTCGCGCGACATCACCGCGATCCTCGAGCTCCGAACGGCCGACGGGGTCTCGCGCGCCGACCTCTTCGACCTCCAGCGGCTCGCGGGCGTGGTGACCATCGAGGGGACACCGCAGAGCGTGGGCCCCGTGACGCGGCGGGCCCCGGGCCTCTATAGCTTCGTGTTCCAGCTGGGCTCGAGCGGCCTCGGGCTGAAGCACGCGACCTTCGGCGCCACGTTCGACGGCGCCCCCATCGTGCCGTATCGCGCGCTGCCCATCGCCACGGACACGTGGAACGCGGGGTACCCGAGCCGCCTCTCCGGCGGCTGCGCCACGACCCGCGGAGCCCCCGCGGGCGGGACCCTCGTCGCGCTCGGGATGGTCCTCGTGGGGCTCGCCGTCGCGCGGCGGCGCCGCTGA
- a CDS encoding prolipoprotein diacylglyceryl transferase — MLPFVFIDASKLGPFSPFGLCMMVAFFAGNALTAWRAKKVGLDEKLFSEFLVACLAGGFYGGHWIDLIFYHPEELLAHPWKLLFFWYGLSSTGAFVGALGAAAVWKYYDFTRAGLRVRVTRRESPIPLLPYADVNMAVGAIPFAIGRLGCALVHDHPGRFTRPGHPFALQWPLDENDGVHHVFGPLHVVTGGSTTRFDLGLIECMALTVIAVVMASLWKKRFRPGVLTAIACGLYGTARFFFDTLRVQEGPDAELRYLGLTFAQYWSVAVVALGVYLAVRARRLAVAEAPGGPPLPRGEP, encoded by the coding sequence ATGCTCCCGTTCGTCTTCATCGACGCCTCCAAGCTCGGCCCCTTCAGCCCGTTTGGCCTGTGCATGATGGTCGCGTTCTTCGCGGGTAACGCCCTCACGGCGTGGAGAGCGAAAAAGGTCGGGCTCGACGAGAAGCTCTTCAGCGAGTTTCTCGTCGCGTGCCTCGCCGGAGGGTTCTACGGCGGCCACTGGATCGACCTGATCTTCTATCACCCGGAGGAGCTGCTCGCGCACCCGTGGAAGCTCCTGTTCTTCTGGTACGGCCTGAGCTCCACCGGCGCGTTCGTCGGCGCCCTCGGCGCCGCCGCGGTCTGGAAGTATTACGACTTCACCCGCGCCGGGCTGCGAGTGCGGGTGACGCGCAGAGAGAGCCCGATTCCGCTCTTGCCCTATGCGGACGTGAACATGGCCGTCGGAGCCATCCCGTTCGCGATAGGTAGGCTCGGCTGCGCCCTCGTGCACGACCACCCGGGCAGGTTCACGCGGCCGGGTCACCCGTTCGCGCTGCAGTGGCCGCTCGACGAGAACGACGGAGTCCACCACGTGTTCGGGCCGCTCCACGTCGTGACGGGCGGGAGCACCACCCGCTTCGACCTGGGCCTCATCGAGTGCATGGCGCTGACCGTGATCGCGGTGGTGATGGCCTCGCTCTGGAAGAAGCGCTTCCGCCCCGGTGTGCTCACCGCGATCGCGTGCGGGCTCTACGGCACCGCGCGCTTCTTCTTCGACACCCTCCGCGTCCAAGAGGGGCCCGACGCCGAGCTGCGGTACCTCGGGCTCACGTTCGCGCAGTACTGGTCGGTGGCGGTCGTCGCGCTCGGGGTGTACCTCGCCGTTCGCGCGCGCCGCCTGGCCGTGGCCGAGGCGCCCGGTGGTCCACCGCTCCCGCGCGGCGAGCCCTGA
- a CDS encoding MBOAT family protein, with protein sequence MLFNSALYGVFLLAVYAVFWALTPRARPGAPPSVGVLATRRLLRALFLVGASYAFYFYGTYDAALDAAADKAPPLSPLAWSVLCLGIIFVGSTLDFAIGNKLAATQDPRRRKLLLLVSVTYYLGVLALFKYWNFGADTVVDMARVVGVTLRPVHLRLALPFGISFFTFETMSYTIDVYRREIQPARRYLDYLLFVAFFPHLVAGPIVRPHTMLPQFEREPVATDDTKARGMFLIATGLAKKLVIGDTLAVNLVGRVFDNPERYSSLEGLVAVYAYAIQIYCDFSGYTDVAIGSALLFGYELPLNFNAPYTSRDLQEFWRRWHISLSTWLRDYLYISLGGSRGSAWKTYRNLMLTMVLGGLWHGASWNFVIWGALHGGALAVNRAWQRAREARLASLGVGPATLATRDAAPLWRQALAVLATFHFVCVAWIFFRAQTFAQAKLLLLRTVGVREVMDPVTTELKTVLSFTLTTPNLSAKVLLALALGFVTHFLPRRAYEGAYEAFRRSPAVLQGVMLAVVAYALHLAAGAKSEPFVYGQF encoded by the coding sequence ATGCTCTTCAACAGCGCGCTGTACGGCGTCTTCCTCCTCGCGGTGTACGCGGTCTTCTGGGCGCTCACGCCGAGGGCCCGCCCGGGCGCGCCGCCGTCCGTCGGCGTGCTCGCGACGCGTCGCCTCCTCCGCGCCCTCTTCCTCGTGGGCGCGAGCTACGCCTTCTACTTCTACGGGACCTACGACGCCGCGCTGGACGCCGCGGCGGACAAGGCGCCGCCGCTCAGCCCGCTGGCGTGGAGCGTGCTCTGCCTCGGCATCATTTTCGTCGGCAGCACGCTCGATTTCGCCATCGGAAACAAGCTCGCGGCCACCCAGGACCCGCGTCGCCGCAAGCTCCTCTTGTTGGTCTCGGTCACCTACTACCTGGGTGTCCTCGCGCTCTTCAAATACTGGAACTTCGGCGCCGACACCGTGGTCGACATGGCCCGCGTCGTCGGCGTGACGCTCCGCCCAGTGCACCTTCGACTGGCGCTCCCCTTCGGCATCTCGTTCTTCACGTTCGAGACCATGAGCTACACGATCGACGTCTACCGCCGCGAGATCCAGCCCGCGCGCCGATACCTCGACTATCTCCTGTTCGTCGCGTTCTTCCCGCACCTCGTCGCGGGCCCCATCGTGCGCCCGCACACCATGTTGCCTCAGTTCGAGCGGGAGCCCGTCGCGACCGACGACACGAAGGCGCGGGGGATGTTCCTCATCGCGACCGGCCTCGCCAAGAAGCTCGTCATCGGCGACACGCTGGCCGTGAACCTCGTAGGGCGGGTGTTCGACAACCCGGAGCGCTACTCCTCGCTCGAGGGGCTCGTCGCCGTCTACGCCTACGCGATCCAGATCTACTGCGACTTCTCCGGCTACACCGACGTCGCGATCGGCAGCGCGCTGCTCTTCGGTTACGAGCTGCCGCTGAACTTCAACGCGCCCTACACCTCGCGCGACCTGCAAGAGTTCTGGCGGCGGTGGCACATCTCTCTCTCCACCTGGCTGCGCGATTACCTCTACATCTCGCTCGGCGGCAGCCGGGGCAGCGCGTGGAAGACGTACCGCAACCTGATGCTGACGATGGTGCTCGGCGGCCTCTGGCACGGCGCGAGCTGGAACTTCGTCATCTGGGGGGCGCTCCACGGGGGCGCGCTCGCGGTGAACCGCGCATGGCAGCGGGCCCGCGAGGCCCGGCTAGCGTCGCTCGGCGTCGGCCCAGCGACCCTCGCCACGCGGGACGCCGCGCCGCTGTGGCGTCAGGCGCTCGCCGTCCTCGCCACCTTTCACTTCGTGTGCGTCGCGTGGATCTTCTTCCGCGCGCAGACCTTCGCGCAGGCGAAGCTGCTGCTCTTACGAACGGTGGGCGTGCGCGAGGTGATGGACCCCGTGACCACCGAGCTGAAGACGGTCTTGTCGTTCACGCTCACGACGCCGAACCTGTCGGCCAAGGTGCTGCTCGCGCTCGCGCTCGGCTTCGTCACGCACTTCCTGCCGCGGCGCGCGTACGAGGGGGCCTACGAGGCGTTTCGGCGGAGCCCCGCCGTGCTCCAAGGGGTGATGCTGGCGGTGGTGGCCTACGCGCTCCACCTCGCGGCGGGCGCGAAGTCCGAGCCGTTCGTCTACGGGCAGTTCTGA
- a CDS encoding PLP-dependent aminotransferase family protein: MVYSLVPEGGKRLDQPSRPALSLSLAPPESDHEGLAARVHRTLVSEVRRGRLRPGQLLPGSRRLAEAFGVHRNTVLAALRELEAEGWVCAEPARGTRVASGLPAQPRRPAPPPPTAARPGFDLPRLDVEDPSPAAVPRAAPLSFSGGVPDVRLVDTAVLGRALRRALRDPGTLRYGSSQGDPRLREALAAMLSDARGVPRAADELVVTSGSQMALDLVARGLFARGARVAVEALGYRPGWDALRRAGLELVPVPVDRHGLDVELLADLARRAPISGVVLTPHHQYPTTVTLSAERRLSLLALARRQRWLVVEDDYDHEFHYEGRPVLPLASADPGGNVVYVGTLSKLLAPGLRLGFVAAPRAAIARLADVRRTTDREGVHAVERAVALLFEDGDLGRHARRVRRVYHARRDALVELLRASPLTFAVPHGGTALFASTPAGVDVDAVVAGAAARGVALQSPRSFAFDGLPRRHLRLGFAQLDLPELARAARALTLALDEAAGGRTLGRNRFT; this comes from the coding sequence ATGGTCTACTCGTTAGTACCAGAAGGAGGAAAACGATTGGACCAGCCTTCGAGGCCTGCGCTCTCTCTCTCCCTCGCGCCGCCGGAGTCGGACCACGAGGGCCTCGCCGCGCGCGTGCACCGCACCCTCGTCTCCGAGGTTCGTCGGGGGCGGCTCCGTCCAGGTCAGCTCCTGCCGGGAAGCCGCCGGCTGGCCGAGGCCTTCGGGGTGCACCGCAACACCGTGCTCGCGGCGCTCCGTGAGCTCGAGGCGGAGGGGTGGGTGTGCGCCGAGCCCGCGCGTGGCACGCGGGTGGCGAGCGGGCTGCCGGCCCAGCCACGGCGCCCCGCGCCGCCGCCGCCCACCGCCGCGCGCCCAGGATTCGACCTGCCGCGCTTGGATGTGGAGGACCCCTCGCCCGCGGCGGTCCCGCGCGCGGCCCCGCTGTCGTTCTCGGGGGGTGTTCCGGACGTGCGGCTCGTGGACACCGCGGTGTTGGGTAGGGCCCTCCGCCGCGCGCTCCGCGATCCCGGAACGCTGCGGTACGGCAGCTCCCAGGGCGATCCAAGGCTCCGCGAGGCGCTCGCGGCGATGTTGTCCGACGCACGCGGCGTCCCTCGCGCGGCCGACGAGCTGGTCGTGACCTCGGGGAGCCAGATGGCCCTCGACCTCGTGGCGCGCGGCCTCTTCGCGCGTGGGGCGCGCGTGGCCGTCGAGGCGCTCGGCTACCGTCCGGGGTGGGACGCCTTACGCCGCGCGGGGCTCGAGCTCGTGCCGGTGCCCGTCGACCGCCACGGCCTCGACGTCGAGCTGCTCGCGGATCTCGCGCGGCGTGCGCCGATCTCGGGTGTGGTGCTCACGCCTCATCACCAGTACCCCACCACGGTGACCCTCTCGGCGGAGCGCCGCCTCTCGCTGCTCGCCCTCGCGCGGCGACAGCGCTGGCTCGTGGTGGAGGACGACTACGACCACGAGTTCCATTACGAAGGGCGCCCCGTCCTGCCGCTCGCGAGCGCGGATCCTGGGGGCAACGTCGTGTACGTGGGGACGCTCTCGAAGCTCCTGGCGCCGGGCCTTCGCCTCGGCTTCGTGGCGGCTCCGCGGGCCGCGATCGCGCGCCTCGCCGACGTGCGACGGACCACCGATCGCGAGGGCGTGCACGCCGTCGAGCGCGCGGTCGCGCTGCTCTTCGAGGACGGCGACCTCGGGCGGCACGCGCGCCGGGTCCGTCGCGTGTATCATGCACGCAGAGACGCCCTGGTGGAGCTCCTCCGCGCGAGCCCGCTCACCTTCGCGGTCCCCCACGGGGGGACGGCGCTCTTCGCCTCGACGCCCGCTGGAGTCGACGTGGACGCGGTCGTCGCCGGGGCCGCTGCCCGCGGCGTGGCCCTCCAGTCCCCCCGCTCGTTCGCGTTCGACGGCCTGCCGCGACGGCACCTGCGCCTCGGCTTCGCGCAGCTCGACCTGCCCGAGCTCGCGCGGGCCGCGCGCGCCCTCACGCTCGCGCTCGACGAGGCTGCCGGCGGAAGAACCCTTGGGAGAAATCGGTTCACGTGA
- a CDS encoding GNAT family N-acetyltransferase, translating into MRKATYFAMTHTEALTLLDRAPTMHLASTGDAGQPILRALHTVRVGGALYFHGAPVGEKAEALGRRAVLSYEEDVARIPSTFTDPVRACPATTLYRSVQVEGVLGAEHEPAKKAAVLTALMEKLQPEGGYGPIDAEGPLYAKAVASIAVVRLDLEQVTGKQKLAQNRTPDERAKVIRGLLGRGDPGDYAAVEAVLGANPGDAPPDLLRARDGSRVLAHLPDERLEEAARLLEGAYWLEGVSPSDRARAFRDSAVRVGVLDDAGGLVAVARATTDGRVAWIFDVLVTERARGRGLASAMLRVLLAHPRVGGARIVRLGTRDARPLYERFGFVDVREAPLRAYPVVEMALRPAGVPPLAPAAHGAGGSA; encoded by the coding sequence ATGCGCAAGGCCACTTACTTCGCCATGACCCACACCGAGGCGCTGACGCTCCTCGATCGGGCGCCAACCATGCACCTCGCCAGCACCGGCGACGCCGGGCAGCCCATCCTCCGCGCGCTCCATACAGTGCGCGTCGGCGGGGCGCTCTACTTCCACGGGGCCCCCGTGGGCGAGAAGGCGGAGGCGCTCGGCCGGCGGGCCGTGCTCTCGTACGAAGAGGATGTCGCCCGCATCCCCTCCACCTTCACGGATCCGGTGCGCGCGTGCCCCGCGACCACGCTCTACCGGAGCGTGCAGGTCGAGGGGGTGCTCGGGGCGGAGCATGAGCCCGCGAAGAAGGCGGCCGTGCTCACCGCGCTGATGGAGAAGCTCCAGCCCGAGGGCGGGTATGGGCCCATCGACGCCGAGGGCCCGCTGTACGCGAAGGCGGTCGCCAGCATCGCGGTCGTACGGCTCGACCTCGAGCAGGTCACCGGCAAGCAGAAGCTCGCACAGAATCGCACCCCGGACGAGCGCGCGAAGGTGATCCGCGGGCTGCTCGGGCGGGGCGATCCGGGCGACTACGCGGCGGTGGAGGCGGTCCTCGGCGCCAACCCGGGCGACGCGCCGCCCGACCTGCTCCGGGCCCGCGACGGGAGCCGCGTCCTCGCTCACCTGCCCGACGAGCGGCTCGAAGAGGCCGCGCGGCTCCTCGAGGGGGCCTACTGGCTCGAGGGTGTGTCGCCGAGCGACCGCGCGCGGGCCTTCCGAGACTCGGCCGTGAGGGTCGGTGTGCTCGACGACGCGGGCGGGCTCGTCGCCGTCGCGCGGGCGACGACCGACGGCAGGGTCGCTTGGATCTTCGACGTCCTCGTGACCGAGCGCGCGCGCGGGCGAGGCCTCGCGAGCGCGATGCTGCGCGTGCTCCTGGCGCACCCGCGGGTGGGCGGCGCGCGGATCGTACGGCTCGGCACGCGCGACGCGAGGCCGCTCTACGAGCGCTTCGGGTTCGTGGACGTGCGCGAGGCGCCGCTCCGGGCGTACCCTGTCGTAGAGATGGCGCTCCGGCCTGCCGGCGTCCCTCCCCTCGCGCCGGCGGCCCACGGCGCCGGCGGGAGCGCGTGA
- a CDS encoding HTTM domain-containing protein — MRLDRRLRRLLDGTVDGTFLGPVRLSLGLMLLYQSAAAARELTTRGYFGDAFHVSLLPEAWVPGRSLYVALVALRVVLAALVVLGARAREALVGSAFLVFYTLSIDTLDYHHNRYALGCYALLLSLTPCDRWLTPAAPPASAASRVGLAWGVALCQAQVCLVYLASGASKLLDADWRSGAVLHERLTWYAPLAEARGVPHGLLAALATPLAASALAKLAVITELSLPVLLVSRRTRAAALAWGVWFHVLIQLTSRVELFGALTLTMYGVFVTGDVRARALRYDPTSRAATTLAAVVRATDWFARFHVRPWEADALDARRHVVVVRRDGSRATRLAALAMLARGLPIFFPLWAPLALAASLGRGPDVATEA, encoded by the coding sequence GTGCGCCTTGATCGAAGACTCCGCAGGCTCCTCGACGGCACCGTGGACGGCACGTTCCTCGGGCCGGTGCGGCTGAGCCTCGGCCTCATGCTCCTCTACCAGTCCGCGGCGGCCGCGCGCGAGCTGACCACTCGCGGCTACTTCGGCGACGCGTTCCACGTGAGCCTGCTCCCCGAGGCGTGGGTCCCCGGCCGCTCCCTCTACGTCGCGCTCGTCGCCCTGCGCGTCGTCCTCGCCGCGCTCGTGGTGCTCGGTGCCCGCGCGCGCGAGGCGCTGGTGGGCAGCGCATTCCTTGTATTTTACACACTATCGATCGATACCCTCGACTACCATCACAACCGCTACGCGCTTGGATGCTACGCGCTCCTCCTGTCGCTCACGCCCTGCGATCGATGGCTCACCCCGGCCGCGCCACCAGCGTCGGCGGCTTCGCGGGTGGGCCTCGCGTGGGGCGTCGCCCTCTGCCAGGCGCAGGTCTGCCTCGTGTACCTCGCCTCCGGCGCCTCGAAGCTCCTCGACGCCGACTGGCGCTCGGGCGCGGTGCTCCACGAGCGCCTCACGTGGTACGCGCCGCTGGCGGAGGCGAGGGGCGTCCCCCACGGTCTGCTCGCGGCCCTCGCGACCCCTCTCGCCGCGAGCGCGCTCGCGAAGCTCGCGGTCATCACCGAGCTGTCTCTCCCCGTGCTGCTCGTGAGCCGGCGCACGCGCGCGGCGGCGCTCGCGTGGGGCGTGTGGTTTCACGTCCTCATCCAGCTCACGAGCCGCGTCGAGCTGTTCGGGGCGCTCACGCTCACGATGTACGGCGTGTTCGTCACGGGCGACGTCCGCGCCCGCGCCCTGCGCTACGACCCCACGAGCCGCGCCGCCACGACGCTCGCGGCCGTCGTCCGCGCGACCGACTGGTTCGCTCGCTTCCACGTGCGTCCGTGGGAGGCGGACGCCCTCGACGCACGCCGCCACGTGGTCGTGGTGCGGCGCGACGGCTCACGCGCTACCCGCCTCGCCGCGCTGGCCATGCTCGCGCGCGGCCTGCCCATCTTCTTCCCGCTGTGGGCGCCGCTCGCCCTCGCCGCGAGCCTCGGACGAGGCCCGGACGTCGCGACCGAGGCGTAG